From a single Solenopsis invicta isolate M01_SB chromosome 6, UNIL_Sinv_3.0, whole genome shotgun sequence genomic region:
- the LOC105207473 gene encoding uncharacterized protein LOC105207473 has product MNVITESENRRLRSLQEKKQSFKAKGQLIQQALSNLDNTTNNKKIIFDGIDKQQSPKKKTKRDLFDSDDDNNNEKDSLWNEDEFKVKKSKKITLGNDARFTLDDRFTEDNYQTEENKVVEGDECNLQKEKERQLDILESILGTPLNVKSQETKPAKKGLMIRYDPTENRHCEYEIKPAQPEIKEKNTKKKKCDKSIPEIVEPAPPEPEVSKDIYYAVSDTLVESLKQKEEFSLLKAYGKEKDDTENIKDNDASIVEKTQRFRFNFNANNAFKHDSSDDEDTYETPNIDNEIVVETKEDTQQNSLFDYKDILFFDNNDVRFNEATRFFSTEAASNDQLNNLRRELKTIVRMKVRNNERRRQLLVKKRKIKKS; this is encoded by the exons ATGAACGTAATTACCGAATCCGAGAACAGACGTTTGCGATCCTTGCAGGAGAAGAAACAGTCATTTAAAGCAAAGGGACAACTTATACAGCAAGCATTGAGTAACTTG GATAACACTACGaacaataagaaaattatatttgatggCATTGACAAACAGCAAAGTCCAAAGAAAAAGACGAAGAGAGATTTGTTTGACAGCGACGATGACAATAATAACGAAAAGGATTCTCTATGGAATGAGGACGAATTTAAAGTCAAGAAGAGTAAAAAG ATAACTcttggcaatgatgctcgtttTACTCTAGATGATCGTTTTACAGAAGACAATTATCAAACTGAGGAAAATAAAGTTGTTGAAGGTGACGAGTGTAATTTGCAGAAGGAGAAAGAAAGGCAATTGGatattttagaaagtattttAGGAACACCACTTAATGTAAAAAGCCAGGAAACAAAACCTGCTaa GAAGGGATTGATGATACGATATGATCCAACTGAAAACAGACATTGTGAATACGAAATTAAACCTGCACAGCcagaaattaaagagaaaaatactaaaaaaaagaaatgtgatAAGTCTATACCAGAAATTGTGGAACCTGCACCTCCAGAACCTGAAGTGTCCAAGGATATTTATTATGCTGTATCTGATACTTTGGTAGAGAGTCTGAAACAGAAAGAAGAATTTAGTTTGTTAAAAGCATATGGAAAGGAAAAAGATGACACAG aaaatatcaagGATAATGATGCATCCATTGTAGAAAAAACGCAAAgatttaggtttaattttaatgcaaacaACGCATTTAAACATGATTCATCTGATGATGAAGATACATATGAAACACCAAATATAGATAATGAAATTGTTGTTGAAACTAAAGAAGATACTCAACAAAATAGCTTATTTGACTATAAAGATATTCTATTTTTTGATAACAATGATGTACGATTTAATG AGGCTACAAGATTCTTCAGCACAGAGGCTGCTTCAAATGATCAACTTAACAATTTAAGACGCGAATTGAAAACAATTGTACGTATGAAAGTTCGTAATAACGAAAGGAGGCGCCAACtgcttgtaaaaaaaagaaaaataaaaaagtcctag